In Bradyrhizobium lablabi, one DNA window encodes the following:
- the rocD gene encoding ornithine--oxo-acid transaminase: protein MSPPFQEFIAREARFGANNYAPLGVVLSRGKGVFVWDTQGNRYLDCLSAYSAVNQGHCHPKIFAAMVEQAGRLTLTSRAFHNDQLAPFYEEIAALTGSHKVLPMNSGAEAVESAIKSVRKWGYEVKGVPDGQAEIIVCADNFHGRTLAVVGFSTDPASREHFGPFAPGFTIIPFGDAQALEAAITPNTVAFLVEPIQGEAGVIIPPAGYFARVRELCTAHDVMLILDEIQTGLGRTGKLLAEQHDGIEADVTLLGKALSGGFYPVSAVLSNNAVLGTLKPGQHGSTFGGNPLACAVARAALRVLVEEGMIENAHLQGARFLDGLRGIRANTIREVRGRGLMLAVELNPEAGPARRYCEALQTRGILAKDTHDHTIRIAPPLVISSDQVDWALEQFGATLRQDLS from the coding sequence ATGTCTCCACCGTTCCAGGAATTCATCGCGAGGGAAGCGCGGTTTGGCGCCAACAACTATGCGCCGCTCGGCGTCGTGCTGTCGCGCGGCAAAGGGGTCTTTGTCTGGGATACGCAGGGCAACCGTTATCTCGATTGCCTGTCCGCCTATTCGGCCGTCAACCAGGGCCACTGCCATCCGAAGATTTTTGCCGCCATGGTGGAACAGGCGGGCCGGCTGACGCTGACCTCGCGCGCCTTCCACAACGATCAGCTCGCGCCGTTCTACGAGGAGATCGCGGCGCTGACCGGCTCGCACAAGGTGCTGCCGATGAACAGCGGCGCCGAGGCTGTGGAGAGCGCGATCAAGTCGGTGCGCAAATGGGGCTACGAGGTGAAGGGCGTGCCGGATGGGCAAGCCGAGATCATCGTCTGCGCCGATAATTTCCACGGCCGCACCCTTGCCGTCGTCGGCTTCTCTACCGATCCGGCATCACGCGAGCATTTCGGGCCGTTCGCGCCAGGTTTTACAATTATCCCGTTCGGCGACGCGCAAGCGCTGGAGGCGGCGATCACGCCGAACACCGTCGCCTTCCTGGTCGAGCCGATCCAGGGAGAGGCCGGCGTCATCATTCCACCCGCAGGTTATTTTGCGAGGGTGCGTGAGCTCTGCACCGCGCATGACGTGATGCTGATCCTCGACGAAATCCAGACCGGGCTCGGCCGCACCGGCAAACTGCTCGCCGAGCAGCATGACGGCATCGAGGCCGACGTCACGCTGCTCGGCAAGGCGCTATCCGGCGGCTTCTATCCGGTATCGGCGGTGCTTTCCAACAACGCGGTGCTCGGCACCTTAAAACCCGGCCAGCACGGCTCGACCTTCGGCGGCAATCCGCTCGCCTGCGCGGTGGCGCGGGCGGCGCTGCGGGTGCTGGTCGAGGAAGGGATGATCGAGAACGCGCACCTGCAAGGCGCGCGCTTCCTCGATGGCTTGAGGGGCATCCGCGCCAACACCATCCGCGAGGTGCGCGGCCGCGGCTTGATGCTGGCGGTCGAACTGAACCCGGAAGCCGGCCCCGCGCGCCGCTACTGCGAGGCGTTGCAAACGCGCGGCATTCTCGCCAAAGACACCCACGACCACACGATCCGCATCGCCCCGCCGCTGGTGATATCAAGCGATCAGGTCGACTGGGCGCTGGAACAGTTCGGCGCCACGTTGAGGCAGGATTTGTCGTGA
- a CDS encoding methyltransferase domain-containing protein — protein sequence MSGLEFTREAAKRLERTYLTSDVVAQRSETIRQLDLSSGERVLDIGCGPGYLCESVGEIVGPRGAVVGIDISTDLIALCNQRKASAWLSYAIGDATKVNQADASFDVVVCTQVAEYVPDVDRLLSEAFRVLKPGGRTLFMATDWDAVVWHSENPDRMALVMKSWEAHCAHPHLPRSMQSRLVNAGFRFDGAAVFPILNLKCDDDSYSNGLARGVREFVGRKKDVSADDLDEWHGEFQRLSQAGRYFFSTNRYIFKASKPDAQSR from the coding sequence ATGAGCGGGCTTGAATTCACCAGAGAGGCCGCGAAACGACTTGAAAGAACCTACCTCACCAGCGACGTGGTCGCGCAACGTTCGGAGACGATCCGGCAGCTCGATTTGTCCAGCGGTGAGCGCGTTCTGGATATCGGGTGTGGTCCGGGTTATCTGTGCGAAAGCGTGGGCGAGATCGTCGGACCTCGGGGTGCTGTCGTCGGCATCGATATTTCGACCGACCTGATAGCCCTCTGCAATCAACGAAAAGCTTCAGCATGGCTTTCATATGCCATCGGCGACGCGACCAAAGTAAATCAAGCAGATGCGTCATTCGACGTCGTCGTATGTACGCAAGTTGCAGAATACGTTCCTGATGTCGACCGCCTTCTTTCGGAGGCATTTCGCGTCCTGAAGCCCGGCGGCCGAACGCTCTTCATGGCAACGGATTGGGACGCCGTTGTTTGGCATTCCGAAAATCCTGATCGCATGGCCCTGGTCATGAAATCGTGGGAAGCGCACTGTGCTCATCCGCATCTCCCGAGATCCATGCAATCCAGATTGGTCAATGCAGGATTTCGATTCGACGGCGCAGCCGTTTTTCCGATCCTCAATCTCAAATGTGATGATGATAGCTACAGTAACGGGCTGGCACGGGGTGTTCGCGAATTCGTTGGGCGCAAGAAAGACGTCTCTGCTGATGATCTGGACGAGTGGCATGGCGAATTCCAGCGCCTGAGCCAAGCAGGGCGATACTTCTTCAGCACCAACCGGTACATCTTCAAAGCGTCAAAACCCGATGCGCAAAGCCGTTGA
- a CDS encoding tannase/feruloyl esterase family alpha/beta hydrolase codes for MMRHRPYLVGAAIGLFGCVAIASSPAKATPCSNLQSLQLDDTTITSATDNTSGVFVVPGSNPPNTIAGLPAFCRVTATLIPTADSSIKIEIWLPESTWNGRFLGTGGGGFQGVITYGELASGIQHGFAATNSDLGTGVSGCSPLYCGSDGNMGNPLAIAFGDPAAPSTGLFGHPERIKDFGYRAIHLMTVRGKEIANAFYRQSAHKSYFAGCSTGGQNALMEAQRYPDDYDGILAGAAAFNRTHLHMAGLASWQNTHASPGRFIQPGQMTLINQAVLAQCVGRDGGASTDPFLTDPRDCHFDPKALLCTGGKVPPACLTADQVTTIQNYYAGTIDPVNGQVINPGSERGNETDDVRALGLAFGERLPEPAFDGLFYWVFGPGFGHPASAVNFANFDFHHDVDTVDDQLAAVLNADSTDLGEFREHGGKLLMYHGWADPLIPSQSSINYFNALVANGGHGFEKASFDEDGSPALRRTQSYARLFMAPGLYHCSGGPGPNTFDALTPLVTWVETGVAPETIVATKFVNDTPPSVQMTRPLCVFPKVAKYSGSGSTSIAANFTCVADEPDFNQTPAPKFGP; via the coding sequence ATGATGCGTCATCGACCTTATCTCGTCGGCGCGGCTATCGGCCTGTTTGGCTGTGTCGCGATCGCCAGCTCGCCCGCGAAGGCGACGCCGTGCAGCAATCTCCAATCCTTGCAGCTCGACGACACCACGATCACCTCGGCGACCGACAACACGTCAGGGGTCTTCGTCGTCCCCGGCTCCAACCCGCCGAACACGATCGCCGGTCTTCCGGCCTTCTGCCGGGTCACCGCGACCCTGATCCCCACCGCGGATTCCAGCATCAAGATCGAGATCTGGCTGCCCGAGTCGACGTGGAACGGCAGGTTCCTCGGCACCGGCGGCGGCGGCTTCCAGGGGGTGATAACCTACGGCGAGCTCGCCAGCGGAATCCAGCATGGCTTTGCCGCGACCAACAGCGATCTCGGCACCGGGGTCTCGGGATGCAGCCCGCTCTACTGCGGTTCAGATGGCAACATGGGCAATCCGCTGGCGATTGCGTTCGGCGATCCGGCGGCGCCGTCGACCGGTTTGTTCGGGCATCCCGAGCGGATCAAGGATTTCGGCTACCGGGCGATCCATTTGATGACCGTGCGGGGCAAGGAGATCGCCAACGCGTTCTACCGGCAGAGCGCGCATAAGTCCTATTTCGCCGGATGCTCCACCGGCGGCCAGAACGCACTTATGGAGGCGCAGCGCTACCCCGACGACTACGACGGCATCCTGGCGGGCGCGGCCGCGTTCAACCGCACGCACCTGCATATGGCAGGTCTCGCGTCTTGGCAGAACACCCACGCGAGCCCGGGCCGGTTCATCCAGCCCGGCCAGATGACGCTGATCAACCAGGCCGTGCTCGCGCAGTGCGTCGGCCGCGACGGCGGCGCCAGCACCGACCCGTTCCTGACCGATCCGCGGGATTGTCATTTCGATCCCAAGGCGCTCTTGTGCACTGGCGGTAAGGTGCCTCCCGCGTGCCTGACGGCCGACCAGGTCACCACGATCCAGAACTACTACGCCGGCACGATCGACCCGGTGAACGGGCAGGTCATCAATCCGGGCTCCGAACGCGGCAACGAGACTGACGACGTGCGCGCGCTCGGCTTGGCGTTCGGGGAGCGGCTTCCCGAGCCCGCGTTCGACGGCCTGTTCTACTGGGTGTTCGGCCCGGGCTTCGGCCATCCGGCGAGCGCGGTCAATTTCGCGAATTTCGACTTCCACCACGACGTCGACACGGTCGATGACCAGCTAGCCGCGGTGCTGAACGCGGACAGCACCGATCTCGGCGAGTTCAGGGAGCATGGCGGCAAGCTCCTGATGTATCACGGCTGGGCCGACCCGCTCATCCCGTCGCAGAGCAGCATCAACTACTTCAACGCGCTGGTTGCAAACGGCGGCCATGGGTTCGAGAAGGCAAGCTTCGACGAGGATGGCAGCCCTGCGCTGCGGCGGACCCAGAGCTACGCCCGGCTGTTCATGGCGCCCGGGTTGTACCACTGCTCCGGCGGGCCCGGCCCCAACACGTTCGATGCGCTCACGCCACTCGTCACCTGGGTCGAGACCGGTGTGGCGCCGGAGACGATCGTCGCGACCAAGTTCGTCAACGATACGCCGCCCTCGGTCCAGATGACTCGCCCGCTCTGCGTCTTCCCCAAGGTCGCGAAGTACTCAGGAAGCGGCAGCACCAGCATCGCGGCGAATTTTACCTGCGTCGCTGACGAGCCCGACTTCAACCAGACGCCGGCCCCCAAATTCGGGCCGTAA
- a CDS encoding ABC transporter substrate binding protein, translated as MQCMSPKLGCLASYSGSAAELGLQIAAYVDKILKGHKPADLPVQQPTKFEITINLRTAKALGLTISPALLARADDVIK; from the coding sequence TTGCAGTGCATGAGTCCGAAACTGGGATGCTTGGCGTCGTACAGCGGCTCCGCCGCCGAGCTCGGTCTCCAAATCGCAGCCTATGTGGACAAGATCCTCAAAGGACACAAACCCGCTGATCTTCCGGTGCAGCAGCCGACCAAATTCGAAATAACGATCAATCTCAGGACCGCCAAGGCGCTGGGTCTCACGATATCGCCCGCGCTACTCGCGCGAGCAGACGACGTGATCAAATAG
- a CDS encoding right-handed parallel beta-helix repeat-containing protein, whose translation MRKLVPLLAGLAAVVISGLPGSLAQAKTYKSYISATGTANVNCTLAAPCPTFQSAHDATAPGGEISCLDGGASFAVFPSLTITKSITIDCGNLPHAHFPLSIVINALGIVVKIRNLTINGTGSFSPGIDFQNGAELVLENCLIHLYSGVAIRFQPSTPDSQLSITSSLIENNGTAPSGGGGLQVMPSAGGSARIVLDNVKFRYNATAILLSSANGAIEMVMKDSAIRSSLSNGILSQAGTSINFVIDHSSLTNNVGNALQSLGANSNISIGDSTISGNDVGVSSVSGGVVESFKNNQIGGNGRDGTPLNAVSGFSGTMQ comes from the coding sequence ATGCGAAAGCTCGTACCTTTGCTTGCCGGTCTCGCTGCTGTTGTCATCTCGGGATTGCCCGGGAGCCTGGCTCAGGCGAAAACCTACAAAAGCTATATCTCCGCCACGGGCACCGCCAATGTGAATTGTACTTTGGCCGCTCCTTGCCCAACCTTTCAAAGTGCCCATGATGCCACGGCTCCCGGAGGTGAGATTTCGTGCCTTGATGGAGGTGCTTCGTTCGCCGTTTTTCCCTCGTTGACAATTACGAAATCGATCACGATCGACTGCGGAAATTTACCGCACGCCCACTTCCCGCTCTCTATCGTAATAAACGCTCTAGGCATCGTGGTAAAAATTCGCAATCTGACGATCAACGGGACCGGGTCCTTTAGCCCCGGCATCGATTTTCAGAACGGTGCCGAATTGGTGCTCGAAAACTGCCTCATTCACCTCTACTCCGGGGTTGCAATCAGATTTCAGCCTTCGACGCCCGACTCCCAGCTTTCGATCACGAGCAGCCTCATTGAAAACAATGGAACCGCTCCATCGGGCGGGGGCGGACTGCAAGTTATGCCCTCGGCAGGCGGTAGTGCCCGTATCGTTCTCGACAACGTAAAATTTAGGTACAACGCGACAGCGATACTCCTAAGCAGCGCCAACGGCGCAATTGAGATGGTCATGAAGGACAGTGCAATCCGATCCAGCTTGAGCAACGGGATTCTGTCGCAGGCTGGAACGTCGATCAATTTCGTAATTGACCATTCCTCGCTCACGAACAATGTCGGCAACGCGCTTCAGTCGTTGGGCGCGAACTCAAACATTTCCATTGGCGACTCGACGATTTCCGGAAATGACGTTGGCGTAAGCTCTGTGTCCGGCGGCGTGGTGGAATCGTTCAAGAACAATCAGATTGGCGGCAATGGAAGGGACGGTACGCCGCTCAACGCCGTTTCCGGCTTCAGCGGGACGATGCAGTGA
- a CDS encoding trifunctional serine/threonine-protein kinase/ATP-binding protein/sensor histidine kinase, whose protein sequence is MREGDISLYRGSGSGLVPILLVAAVETSPGCVEGLEHEYALKSELDADWAARPIALTHYNDRMTLVLEDPGGAPLDRLLGQPLDVSHFLRIAIPLAGALRHVHERGLIHKDIKPANILVDAASGGVRLTGFGIASRLPRERQAPAPPEVIAGTLAYMAPEQTGRMNRSVDSRSDLYALGVTFYEMLTGQLPFTAADPIEWVHCHIARQPVPPAERVAGVPGPLSAMVMKLLAKTGEERYQTAAGVEADLRWSLVEWQQLGRIEAFLPGAHDVSDRLLIPEKLYGRELEIETLLASFDRVVENGTLELVLVSGYSGIGKSSVVNELHKALVPPRGLFASGKFDQYKRDIPYTTLAQAFQSLVRSLLSQSEAELGRWRDSLSEALGPNGQLIVNLVPELELVIGKQPPVADLPPQDAQNRFQMVFRRFLGAFARKEHPLALFLDDLQWLDAATLDLLEHLVTHSDVRHLLLVGAYRDNEIGVSHPLLRTLDAVRKAGASVQEISLAPLAREDLGRLIADTLSCTPGRAAPLARLVHEKTGGNPFFAIQFISALAEEGLLRFDHDVARWHWELDRFRAKGYTDNVVDLMVGRLTRLPVQTQAALQQLACLGNAAKITILSVVLGKSNEEVHSDLWDAVRLELVEHSEGSYKFIHDRVQEAAYSLIPERLRAEAHLRVGRLLAAHTPAEKREEAIFEIVNQLNRGAALVTSRDEREQLAELNLLAGQRAKATTAYAAAITYLAAGAALLSEDSWDRRHELTFALELHRGECEFLTGALAEAEQRLAALSSRAANTVERATVACLRADLYTTLDQSSRAVAVGLDYLRHLGIDWSAHPKDEETRREYERIWSQLGSRTIEDLIELPLMSDPASLATMDVLTKIGPSSLHTDAHLFSLVICRAVNLSLENGNCDGSCFAYVRLGMVAGSRFGDYQAAYRFGRLGHDLVERHGLKRFQARTYMCFGCFILPWTRHIRSGRDLLRRALQAANEMGDPTYVAYSADHLTTNLLAAGDPLVDMQREAEKGLAFAQKAQFGLVIAIAATQLGLIRTLRGLTPTFGSFDDGQFDELRIERRFTRNPDLAIAECKYWIRKLQARFFAGEYPVAVEASSRAQSLLWALPSHFETAEYHFYAALSQAALCDSAAAGERQELLDALAAHCKQLQIWAENCPENFENRAALVGAEIARIEGRALDAMDLYEQAIRSAQAHGFVHNEALANELASRFYAARGFEKIGRAYLQDARHSYLRWGADGKVRQLDEMYPHLRDAPVPASPTTTIGAPVERLDVGTVLKAAQAVSGEIVLGELIKTLLRIAVEHAGAERGLLILFQGDEPQIAAEATTGRGQVEVTLRQTAASPAELPESVLHTVIRTRQSVILDDASAQNPFPADEYICQKRARSVLCLPLVKQAKLIGVLYLENNLASHVFTPSRISVLELLASQAAISLENARLYNDLREREARIRRLVDSNIVGIVIWDFQGRIIEANHAFLDIVGYAREDLASLRWTELTPAEWRDVDDQAFAELKATGTVQPREKEYFRKDGSRVPVLVARAIFEWNRDEGVAFVLDLTERKHVEGALRDAEANLAHVVRITTLGELTASIAHEVNQPLAAVVANAEACLSWLRRGTPDVDAACRSVEWIIDDGNRASEVIRRVRTLAKKTSLEKVPLDVNDVVRETIPLVRRELISHQVSLRMDLAAAVPTILGDRVQLQQVIINLVMNGIEAMQAVTDRPRQLVIRSRRDEKQQVLVSVTDCGVGIPAENADRLFNAFFTTKSGGMGMGLSICRSIMEAHGGRLWATANLPHGATFQFTLPVNAERAS, encoded by the coding sequence CTGCGGGAGGGAGACATCTCTCTCTACCGTGGCTCCGGCAGCGGCCTGGTGCCGATCCTGCTTGTTGCCGCGGTGGAAACCTCGCCCGGTTGCGTCGAGGGGCTTGAACACGAATATGCGCTCAAGTCCGAACTTGACGCTGACTGGGCGGCGCGACCGATCGCGCTGACACATTACAACGACCGCATGACGCTGGTGCTTGAGGATCCCGGCGGTGCGCCACTCGATCGACTGCTTGGCCAGCCATTGGACGTATCGCATTTCCTGCGCATCGCGATCCCTCTCGCGGGGGCGCTCCGCCATGTGCATGAGCGCGGCCTTATCCATAAGGACATCAAGCCGGCAAATATCCTGGTGGACGCGGCAAGCGGCGGTGTGCGGCTGACGGGGTTCGGCATTGCCTCGCGTCTGCCGCGCGAGCGCCAAGCCCCCGCCCCGCCAGAGGTGATCGCGGGCACGCTCGCCTACATGGCGCCGGAACAAACCGGCAGGATGAACCGCTCGGTGGACTCCCGCAGCGATCTCTATGCACTGGGTGTCACCTTCTACGAAATGTTGACGGGGCAGCTCCCCTTCACGGCCGCCGATCCGATCGAGTGGGTGCATTGCCATATCGCGCGGCAACCGGTGCCGCCCGCCGAGCGGGTCGCCGGCGTGCCGGGGCCGCTCTCGGCCATGGTGATGAAGCTTCTCGCCAAGACCGGCGAGGAGCGCTACCAAACCGCCGCGGGTGTCGAGGCCGATCTGCGATGGAGTCTGGTGGAATGGCAGCAGCTTGGCCGTATCGAGGCGTTCCTGCCCGGTGCTCACGACGTATCGGACCGGTTGCTGATACCCGAGAAGCTCTACGGCCGGGAGCTCGAGATCGAGACGCTGCTCGCTTCCTTCGACCGGGTCGTTGAGAACGGCACCTTGGAGCTCGTGTTGGTGTCCGGATATTCCGGCATCGGCAAATCCTCAGTGGTGAACGAGCTGCACAAGGCGCTGGTGCCGCCGCGTGGCCTGTTCGCGTCCGGCAAGTTCGACCAGTACAAGCGCGACATCCCGTACACCACTCTTGCCCAAGCCTTCCAGAGCCTTGTCCGCTCGCTCCTGAGCCAGAGCGAGGCCGAGCTTGGCCGGTGGCGGGACTCCCTAAGCGAGGCGCTCGGCCCGAATGGTCAGCTCATCGTCAACCTCGTTCCCGAGCTGGAGCTCGTGATCGGAAAACAGCCCCCGGTCGCGGACCTGCCGCCGCAAGACGCGCAGAACCGCTTCCAGATGGTGTTCCGGCGCTTCCTCGGGGCGTTCGCGCGCAAGGAGCACCCGCTCGCGCTGTTCCTCGATGATTTGCAATGGCTGGACGCCGCCACGCTCGACCTCCTCGAGCATCTGGTGACGCACTCCGACGTGCGGCACCTGCTTTTGGTCGGCGCCTACCGCGACAACGAGATCGGTGTCTCTCATCCGCTGCTGCGCACGCTGGATGCTGTCCGCAAGGCGGGAGCATCCGTGCAGGAGATCAGTCTTGCGCCGCTCGCCCGCGAAGACCTGGGGCGGCTCATTGCGGATACACTTAGCTGCACGCCGGGCCGCGCCGCCCCGCTGGCCCGACTGGTGCACGAGAAAACCGGCGGCAATCCGTTTTTCGCCATTCAGTTCATCTCTGCGCTCGCCGAAGAGGGGCTGCTCCGCTTCGATCATGATGTGGCGCGCTGGCACTGGGAGCTCGATCGCTTTCGCGCCAAGGGGTACACCGACAATGTGGTGGACCTCATGGTCGGAAGATTGACCCGCCTGCCCGTCCAGACCCAGGCGGCGTTGCAGCAGCTTGCCTGCCTCGGCAACGCCGCCAAGATCACGATACTTTCGGTAGTCCTCGGGAAATCGAACGAGGAGGTCCATTCGGATCTTTGGGACGCTGTTCGTCTTGAGCTGGTCGAGCACTCGGAGGGCTCGTACAAGTTCATCCACGACCGGGTACAGGAAGCCGCCTATTCACTCATACCGGAACGGTTGCGCGCCGAGGCGCACCTGCGCGTCGGAAGGCTGCTCGCGGCGCATACCCCTGCGGAAAAACGCGAAGAGGCCATCTTCGAGATTGTCAATCAGCTCAACCGCGGTGCCGCCTTGGTTACCTCGCGAGACGAGCGTGAGCAACTGGCGGAGCTCAACCTGCTCGCGGGCCAGCGCGCCAAGGCGACTACCGCCTACGCCGCGGCGATCACCTATCTGGCCGCCGGTGCGGCCCTGCTGTCGGAAGACTCCTGGGACCGCCGGCACGAGCTTACCTTTGCGCTAGAGCTGCACCGGGGCGAATGCGAGTTCCTCACCGGCGCGCTGGCTGAGGCGGAGCAGCGCCTGGCGGCCCTGTCAAGCCGCGCCGCAAATACGGTAGAACGAGCCACGGTCGCGTGCTTGCGGGCGGATCTGTACACGACCCTCGATCAGAGCAGCCGCGCGGTTGCCGTCGGGCTCGATTACCTCCGACATCTGGGCATCGACTGGTCGGCGCATCCGAAAGACGAGGAAACGCGACGCGAATACGAGCGGATCTGGTCTCAGCTCGGGAGCCGCACGATCGAGGATCTGATCGAGCTGCCTTTGATGAGCGACCCTGCATCCCTCGCGACGATGGACGTTCTGACCAAGATCGGGCCGTCTAGCTTGCATACGGATGCGCACCTGTTTTCCCTGGTCATCTGTCGGGCGGTCAATCTCAGCCTCGAGAATGGCAACTGTGATGGCTCGTGCTTCGCCTACGTTCGGCTTGGCATGGTCGCCGGATCGCGCTTCGGCGACTATCAGGCGGCATACCGCTTCGGCCGGCTCGGCCATGACCTGGTCGAACGGCACGGACTGAAGCGCTTCCAGGCCAGGACCTATATGTGCTTCGGATGTTTCATCCTGCCGTGGACGAGACATATCCGGTCTGGGCGGGATTTGCTGCGCCGCGCGTTGCAGGCAGCAAACGAGATGGGCGACCCCACTTACGTGGCCTACAGCGCCGACCACCTGACCACTAACCTTCTCGCGGCGGGCGACCCGCTCGTTGATATGCAACGTGAAGCCGAGAAGGGACTCGCGTTTGCGCAAAAGGCCCAGTTCGGGCTTGTCATTGCCATCGCTGCCACTCAGCTCGGGCTGATCCGGACCCTTCGCGGACTGACGCCGACATTTGGATCCTTTGATGATGGGCAGTTTGACGAGCTTCGGATTGAGCGCCGTTTCACCCGTAATCCGGATCTGGCGATTGCCGAGTGCAAGTATTGGATCCGCAAGCTGCAGGCGCGCTTCTTTGCAGGCGAGTATCCTGTAGCCGTCGAGGCCTCATCGAGGGCGCAATCTCTCCTGTGGGCTTTACCTTCACATTTCGAAACGGCGGAATATCACTTTTACGCCGCACTGTCTCAAGCCGCCTTGTGCGATTCCGCGGCAGCCGGCGAGCGGCAGGAGCTTCTAGACGCCCTGGCGGCGCATTGTAAGCAACTCCAGATTTGGGCGGAGAACTGTCCGGAGAACTTCGAAAATCGCGCCGCGCTGGTCGGCGCCGAGATCGCCCGGATTGAAGGCCGCGCGCTCGATGCCATGGACCTTTACGAACAGGCCATTCGCTCGGCACAGGCACATGGCTTTGTCCACAACGAGGCGCTCGCCAATGAACTGGCTTCCCGCTTCTACGCGGCCCGTGGCTTCGAGAAGATCGGCCGTGCGTATTTGCAGGACGCCCGCCACAGCTATCTCCGTTGGGGAGCCGATGGCAAGGTGCGGCAGCTCGATGAGATGTATCCGCATCTCCGCGACGCACCAGTGCCTGCATCTCCCACCACTACCATTGGCGCGCCCGTCGAGCGGCTGGATGTCGGGACGGTGCTCAAGGCCGCGCAGGCGGTGTCCGGCGAGATCGTCCTCGGTGAGCTTATCAAGACGCTGCTGCGGATCGCCGTCGAACATGCCGGCGCCGAGCGTGGCCTGCTAATCCTGTTCCAAGGCGACGAGCCACAGATCGCGGCGGAAGCGACAACCGGCCGCGGCCAGGTTGAGGTCACGCTGCGCCAGACGGCCGCCTCGCCAGCCGAGCTTCCCGAATCCGTGCTCCACACCGTGATCCGGACGCGGCAGAGCGTGATCCTTGATGACGCCTCGGCGCAGAATCCGTTCCCGGCGGATGAGTACATCTGTCAAAAGCGTGCTCGGTCGGTGCTCTGTCTGCCCCTGGTGAAGCAGGCCAAGCTGATCGGGGTGCTCTATCTCGAGAACAATTTGGCATCGCACGTGTTCACGCCCTCCCGGATCTCGGTGCTGGAATTGCTGGCATCGCAAGCGGCGATTTCGCTGGAGAACGCGCGCCTATACAACGATCTCCGGGAACGGGAGGCCAGGATCCGCCGTCTGGTCGACTCGAACATCGTCGGAATTGTAATCTGGGATTTTCAGGGCCGGATCATCGAAGCCAACCACGCCTTTCTCGATATTGTCGGATATGCCCGGGAAGATCTCGCCTCACTGCGGTGGACGGAGCTGACGCCGGCCGAATGGCGCGATGTCGACGACCAGGCCTTCGCGGAGCTGAAGGCGACTGGAACCGTCCAGCCCCGTGAGAAAGAGTACTTTCGCAAAGACGGCAGCCGTGTGCCGGTGCTGGTCGCCCGCGCGATTTTCGAGTGGAACCGAGATGAGGGCGTCGCCTTCGTGCTGGACCTAACGGAGCGCAAGCATGTCGAGGGAGCGTTGCGCGATGCGGAGGCGAACCTGGCACATGTTGTGCGCATAACAACCTTGGGCGAGCTGACCGCCTCGATCGCTCATGAGGTGAACCAACCGCTCGCCGCCGTTGTCGCCAACGCGGAGGCCTGTCTAAGCTGGCTGCGCCGCGGAACTCCCGACGTGGACGCAGCGTGCCGTTCGGTGGAATGGATTATCGACGACGGCAATCGGGCAAGCGAGGTGATCCGGCGCGTCCGGACGCTCGCGAAGAAGACCAGCCTTGAGAAGGTGCCGCTCGACGTCAATGACGTCGTGAGGGAGACGATCCCGTTGGTGCGGCGTGAGTTGATCAGCCATCAGGTATCGTTGCGAATGGATTTAGCAGCGGCTGTACCCACGATCCTTGGTGATCGGGTCCAACTGCAGCAGGTGATCATCAACCTGGTGATGAATGGCATTGAAGCGATGCAAGCGGTCACGGATCGGCCGCGCCAGCTGGTGATCCGATCGCGCCGCGACGAGAAACAACAGGTGCTTGTAAGTGTGACGGATTGCGGCGTCGGAATCCCCGCCGAGAATGCGGACCGGCTGTTCAACGCCTTCTTCACCACCAAATCCGGCGGCATGGGCATGGGACTTTCGATCTGCCGTTCGATCATGGAAGCCCATGGTGGCCGGCTGTGGGCCACGGCAAACCTACCCCACGGCGCCACGTTTCAGTTCACCCTGCCGGTGAACGCTGAGCGCGCGTCATGA
- a CDS encoding PilZ domain-containing protein, whose amino-acid sequence MLAIANRRKSERRLCRSLARIQFGTGSLPRDCTITDISDGGVKVIAEYVDLPSEFTIILSEGRPRQCRLAWRIGCEFGAQFVD is encoded by the coding sequence ATGTTAGCGATAGCGAACCGGCGTAAAAGCGAGCGTCGTCTCTGCAGAAGCCTCGCGCGGATTCAATTCGGGACCGGCTCGTTGCCGCGCGACTGTACGATCACGGACATATCGGACGGCGGAGTCAAGGTGATCGCCGAATATGTCGACCTTCCCTCGGAGTTTACCATCATCTTGTCCGAAGGGCGCCCGCGCCAATGTCGGTTGGCCTGGCGGATCGGCTGCGAATTCGGCGCGCAGTTCGTCGACTAA